TATTTAATCGATTTGAAGCTAGAGTTAAATACTGTTTTGGCAAAAATTCACACGCTTAGTAATGGTAGTCCTCCCAAAGTAATCGTGACCGGATATTATGACCCGTTCTCCTCAAAATCCTGCACTGATACTTCCGGACTAACCCCTACGGAAACTTCGTGGTTGGAAAACCGCATAAACAAGCTTAACAGCGCTATTAGCGGAACTGTTTCTAAATATTCCTACGCAAAGTACGCACCCATAAGTTTTACAGGCCATGAACTATGTACGACCGACACATGGGTGCAAAACTCGGCTGGAGCAATGCCGTTTCATCCTACCGCAGCTGGCCAGCAAAAGATTGCCGAGGCAGTGATGTCCAAGTACACGACTTCGTCACAATCAAAAACCCCAACCTCATACCGAGAACGGGCACTAAATTGGTATGAGCGTTATATACGTTAAAGATACTGGCATAGTATAATTGATTCTTGTGATTACCGACCCACTTCAAATAATTTTATTGCTGCTTGCCGGTTTCATTGCTGGTGTTATTAACGCAGTTGCCGGCGGCGGCAAATTACTGGTTTTACCAGCGCTAATAGCGAGTGGCCTCCCACCGCTTACGGCAAATATCACCTCTAGTTTGGTGCTGTGGCCTGGTGCTGCGGGTGCAGCCTGGCAATATCTTGGGGAACTTAAAAAGATACCGCGTAAGTATTTCTTACTTTTAATTCCGAGTTTTGCCGGTGCGCTAGTTGGGACAATCGCTCTCCAACATACTTCAAACTCAATATTCGCACAACTAGTGCCATGGTTAATGCTTGTCGGAGTGTTATTTTTTACGTTTCAGCCATATCTAAATAAATACATCCGTCAGCCCCTAAGCAAACGTCCACACCTTTCCTTGGCAGTTATCGGAATACTCCTCTTGGTAGCATCCATCTACGGCGGGTACTTTGGAGCCGGGTTTGGGTTTGTCCTAATGGCGCTACTTGGGTTTACTAGTTTAAAAAGCGTGTATCAGTTTTCGGCGATTAAAAACATCGTCGGCGGAGGAATGGAACTTCTAGGAGTTATTTATTTCACAATTGTTGGTGGTATTGCATGGCAAATAGGTCTGGTTGCAATGGTTGGATGTATCATCGGTGGTGTTCTTGGTGCTCGTTTTGCCCTCAAGATACCTCAAGCCCATATCCGCACAATCATTACGATCGTGGGTATTATTCTGACAGCAGTCGTCTTCGTACAAGCCTACATGTCATCGTGATTGT
The sequence above is a segment of the Candidatus Saccharimonadales bacterium genome. Coding sequences within it:
- a CDS encoding SGNH/GDSL hydrolase family protein, producing MKRFAIAIVVALGLTVLLPVQTQAASSTYAALGDSVAAGSGLAGANTICNRSSEAYPYAVARQTGLSLQHYACIGAKADEGIYDSQERGASKLPAQLDQAFANGAPSLITLTIGANDARWTQFIKQCYYFRCGYGVDTARFNVYLIDLKLELNTVLAKIHTLSNGSPPKVIVTGYYDPFSSKSCTDTSGLTPTETSWLENRINKLNSAISGTVSKYSYAKYAPISFTGHELCTTDTWVQNSAGAMPFHPTAAGQQKIAEAVMSKYTTSSQSKTPTSYRERALNWYERYIR
- a CDS encoding TSUP family transporter; its protein translation is MITDPLQIILLLLAGFIAGVINAVAGGGKLLVLPALIASGLPPLTANITSSLVLWPGAAGAAWQYLGELKKIPRKYFLLLIPSFAGALVGTIALQHTSNSIFAQLVPWLMLVGVLFFTFQPYLNKYIRQPLSKRPHLSLAVIGILLLVASIYGGYFGAGFGFVLMALLGFTSLKSVYQFSAIKNIVGGGMELLGVIYFTIVGGIAWQIGLVAMVGCIIGGVLGARFALKIPQAHIRTIITIVGIILTAVVFVQAYMSS